Proteins co-encoded in one Dehalococcoidia bacterium genomic window:
- a CDS encoding NosD domain-containing protein, protein MKKRLSAAIALLLVVSLSGRAVFRVRAAPSDFTISSLNCSQPLGDVFITTSASGNPPLVDLAVVITPPGGTPTTLPVDSVITPAGAYSVTTNATVDLQVGTGATQAPTPANNPIQNGDKIALSTSSLLTTGTKVDLISLAAPTTIISTQTCTGGLGTNVILTVDPKGNDFLDAAQTIPNTVCSASAPTGGIPTPTDPGPCATVENAVRYTPPGGFVVVDAGFYEVCHTIEITRPIYITSRVAKSGTSGRTFFAPTPGTDAFTLPVLHSFFGQTIFHVTSIGLPDETTPTVPGNTVNNNQPPNTRLQPSGHTAIDGLTLGGAFQPGNAAVFLDNDGYTSVSNNILGGDVFNNASFTGAPCTQPTPFPPASFNPPPVAKQETMGNSVGILFASSDHPNIFGNDIQGNAQFKFSPTLASGDVKSGFGITSTECLGAGADATNAATIAVNAISRNVNAGVWLCSDGGGGHLISQNILQSNGRGIVLRAITGSLLDTNIVSDDYADGIVVYDSASNNTIQKNIVESHRTPGAAGIRLGGFGGSLFPLQTAIYNNTLRRNYTDLVIAGARNTIANANVITAEDVRTAVFIQVGSTGSPDITQPAGTQINLNQVVSNGPCSATQGCAIRLDQFVTANVDATNNNFGLPPGSDVNSVLWHKPNDPSLGFINANQSTTGSLQPGALPTATQVGAPGAVGSSLVAVPSAAASTTTGAPATGATPAPGASPGARPAVSGTPFTLPAGASATPAIAGTSPVLTSGPAGGTTQYQPPCAYITVPASIGGPLDSGRFLSLFQPVSNIFSAFRIDNATHAFQALYFSNSQAPVDVTTVRPGDIVALCLTDTVTGPP, encoded by the coding sequence ATGAAGAAACGCCTGTCCGCGGCCATCGCCCTGCTGCTTGTGGTGAGCCTCTCAGGACGCGCGGTCTTCCGGGTGCGGGCGGCGCCGAGCGACTTCACCATCTCCTCGCTGAACTGCTCGCAGCCGCTTGGCGATGTCTTCATCACGACATCGGCGTCCGGCAACCCGCCGCTTGTTGATCTGGCCGTGGTGATCACCCCGCCGGGCGGCACGCCTACGACGTTGCCGGTCGATTCGGTGATTACTCCGGCTGGTGCATACAGCGTTACGACGAACGCCACCGTCGACCTGCAGGTGGGCACCGGTGCGACCCAGGCGCCCACGCCGGCGAACAATCCCATCCAGAACGGCGACAAGATCGCGCTCAGCACCTCTTCGCTGCTGACGACGGGCACGAAGGTTGACCTGATCAGCCTGGCCGCGCCGACCACGATTATTTCGACCCAGACCTGCACGGGCGGCCTGGGCACCAACGTGATCCTCACGGTGGACCCCAAGGGCAACGACTTCCTTGATGCCGCGCAGACGATTCCCAATACCGTATGCAGCGCCAGCGCGCCCACGGGCGGCATTCCGACGCCCACCGATCCCGGTCCGTGCGCCACGGTGGAGAACGCCGTGCGCTATACACCACCAGGCGGCTTCGTCGTGGTGGACGCCGGCTTCTACGAGGTCTGCCACACGATCGAAATCACGAGGCCGATCTACATCACCTCGCGCGTCGCCAAGTCGGGCACCAGCGGGCGCACCTTCTTCGCTCCCACACCGGGGACCGACGCCTTCACCTTGCCCGTGCTGCACTCCTTCTTCGGGCAGACGATCTTCCACGTGACCTCCATCGGCCTGCCCGACGAAACGACGCCGACCGTGCCCGGGAACACGGTCAACAACAACCAGCCGCCCAATACACGCCTGCAGCCCTCCGGCCACACGGCGATCGACGGCCTGACGCTGGGCGGCGCCTTCCAGCCGGGCAATGCCGCGGTCTTCCTTGATAACGACGGCTACACCTCGGTCAGCAACAACATCCTCGGCGGCGATGTCTTCAACAACGCCTCGTTCACGGGCGCGCCCTGCACGCAGCCGACGCCCTTCCCGCCGGCCAGCTTCAACCCGCCGCCGGTGGCGAAGCAGGAGACGATGGGCAACTCGGTCGGCATCCTCTTCGCCAGCAGCGACCACCCGAACATCTTCGGCAACGACATCCAGGGCAACGCGCAGTTCAAGTTCTCGCCCACGCTCGCCTCGGGCGACGTGAAGAGCGGCTTCGGCATCACCTCGACCGAGTGCCTGGGCGCCGGCGCGGACGCGACGAACGCGGCCACGATCGCCGTGAACGCGATCAGCCGCAACGTCAACGCCGGCGTCTGGCTCTGCTCGGACGGCGGCGGCGGGCACCTGATCTCGCAGAACATCTTGCAAAGCAATGGCCGCGGCATCGTGCTGCGGGCGATCACCGGCTCGCTGCTGGACACGAACATCGTCAGCGACGACTACGCGGACGGCATCGTCGTCTACGATTCGGCGTCCAACAACACGATCCAAAAGAATATCGTGGAGTCGCACCGCACGCCGGGCGCGGCGGGCATCCGCCTGGGCGGCTTCGGCGGCAGCCTGTTCCCCTTGCAGACCGCCATCTACAACAACACGCTGCGCCGCAACTACACCGACCTCGTGATTGCCGGGGCGCGCAACACGATCGCCAACGCCAACGTGATCACGGCCGAAGACGTGCGCACCGCCGTCTTCATCCAGGTGGGCAGCACCGGCTCGCCGGACATCACGCAGCCGGCGGGCACGCAGATCAATCTGAATCAGGTCGTCTCCAACGGCCCCTGTTCGGCCACGCAGGGCTGCGCCATCCGCCTCGACCAGTTCGTGACGGCGAACGTGGACGCGACCAACAACAACTTCGGCCTGCCGCCCGGCTCGGACGTGAACAGCGTGCTCTGGCACAAGCCGAACGACCCCTCGCTGGGCTTCATCAACGCCAACCAGTCCACCACGGGCAGCCTGCAGCCGGGGGCTCTGCCGACGGCGACGCAGGTGGGCGCGCCGGGCGCGGTCGGCTCCAGCCTGGTGGCGGTGCCCAGCGCGGCCGCGAGCACCACCACGGGCGCCCCGGCGACCGGCGCGACGCCCGCTCCCGGCGCATCGCCTGGGGCGCGGCCCGCCGTTTCGGGCACGCCGTTCACGCTGCCCGCGGGCGCCTCGGCCACCCCGGCGATCGCCGGCACCTCGCCGGTTCTTACCTCGGGGCCGGCGGGCGGCACGACGCAGTATCAGCCGCCGTGCGCCTACATCACCGTGCCGGCGAGCATCGGCGGCCCGCTGGATTCCGGCCGCTTCCTCTCGCTGTTCCAGCCGGTGAGCAACATCTTCTCGGCCTTTCGCATCGACAACGCCACGCACGCGTTCCAGGCGCTGTACTTCAGCAACTCGCAGGCGCCGGTGGATGTCACCACGGTGCGGCCCGGAGACATCGTCGCGCTCTGTCTGACCGACACGGTGACGGGCCCGCCCTGA
- a CDS encoding right-handed parallel beta-helix repeat-containing protein, with protein sequence MKRLSLALAALLLLVVLGVHPPPTQADPTDFVLTSIDCASVPGHIKVTNTKNAVVALNGSSTFLTVVITPPGGGLSTSIRVSDQATPTSINAVNPNATIDLQVGPGAAQNPNPFVGVIADGNSVALTSAQLLLPGASVQLSDGTNLFTTAQTCPAASVLSRTLTVATFGFDLIAPGVPNSVCGPDLPVGTLPTAALPGPCRTIANALFYARDGDTVLVEAGVYEVCDTIELSKLVKVTANGNKVILHSFLGVTVFHVTAVGASVGPVNIANHAAIDGFAIGGAFQPAQAAIMLDGDAFTDVTNNVLGGQTLNNPSFTGIPCPPVGQPLPTGFKPPTPVAKAEIFGNAAGIILANSDHPNISNNSILGSAIFQFSPVLATGDVLSGFGIVTAECLGLGSDASDGLTLGSNLIERNVNAGVWMCSDGGGLHQIRSNAIRNNGRGVILRGIADSLLDANVISDDYQDAVVLYDASENNTISNNTIESSRTPGAAGIRLGGFGAPLHPLATTLTGNKLLRNWFGLVIAGARNTVATGNTITAEDIRTAVLLQVGSVGAVVTTQPSGTQFHQNQIIYNGACAATAGCAIRLDNYVTVDVDATGNNFGLPPATDVNTVLWHKPNDPTLGYIKADQTVPSISSTPAPVLFTPSPFPANTPVVSPSPSQSPTPSPASTPLVGPACVTTNYPPGCLMTPTPTPTPRTGTEPDGE encoded by the coding sequence ATGAAACGGCTCAGCCTGGCGCTCGCCGCGCTGCTGCTCCTGGTCGTGCTGGGCGTGCACCCGCCGCCCACCCAGGCCGATCCCACTGATTTTGTGCTGACCTCGATCGACTGCGCCTCGGTGCCGGGACACATCAAGGTCACCAACACCAAGAATGCGGTCGTGGCGCTGAACGGCAGCAGCACCTTTCTGACCGTCGTGATCACCCCGCCCGGCGGCGGCCTCTCCACCTCGATTCGCGTCTCCGACCAGGCCACGCCTACCTCGATCAACGCCGTCAACCCCAATGCCACCATCGATCTCCAGGTCGGCCCCGGCGCCGCGCAGAATCCCAATCCCTTCGTCGGCGTGATCGCCGACGGCAACTCCGTTGCCCTGACCAGCGCGCAACTGCTGCTGCCCGGCGCGTCGGTGCAACTCTCGGACGGCACCAACCTGTTCACGACGGCGCAGACCTGTCCTGCCGCCTCGGTGCTCTCACGCACCCTCACGGTCGCCACCTTCGGCTTCGACCTGATCGCGCCCGGCGTGCCCAATTCGGTCTGCGGGCCGGACCTGCCGGTCGGTACGCTGCCCACGGCGGCGCTGCCCGGCCCCTGCCGCACGATCGCCAACGCGCTGTTCTACGCCCGTGACGGCGACACCGTGCTGGTGGAGGCGGGCGTCTACGAGGTCTGCGACACGATCGAGCTGAGCAAGCTCGTCAAGGTCACCGCCAACGGCAACAAGGTGATCCTGCACTCCTTCCTCGGCGTCACCGTCTTTCACGTCACCGCCGTGGGCGCTTCGGTCGGGCCGGTGAACATCGCCAACCATGCCGCGATCGACGGGTTCGCCATCGGCGGCGCCTTCCAGCCGGCGCAGGCGGCGATCATGCTCGACGGCGACGCCTTCACCGACGTGACCAACAACGTGCTGGGCGGGCAGACGCTCAACAATCCGTCCTTCACGGGCATCCCCTGCCCGCCAGTGGGGCAGCCGTTGCCCACCGGCTTCAAGCCGCCCACGCCCGTGGCCAAGGCCGAGATCTTCGGCAACGCCGCCGGCATCATCCTCGCCAACAGCGACCACCCCAACATTTCCAACAACTCGATCCTCGGTTCCGCGATCTTCCAGTTTTCGCCGGTGCTCGCGACCGGCGATGTGCTCAGCGGATTCGGCATCGTTACCGCGGAATGCCTGGGACTGGGCAGCGACGCCTCCGACGGGCTGACGCTGGGCTCCAACCTGATCGAGCGCAACGTCAATGCCGGCGTCTGGATGTGCTCCGACGGCGGCGGCTTACACCAGATTCGCAGCAACGCGATCCGCAACAACGGCCGCGGCGTGATTCTGCGCGGCATCGCCGACAGCCTGCTGGACGCCAACGTGATCTCCGACGACTACCAGGACGCTGTCGTGCTGTACGACGCCTCGGAGAACAACACGATCTCCAATAACACGATCGAGTCGAGCCGCACGCCGGGGGCGGCGGGCATCAGGTTAGGCGGATTCGGGGCGCCGCTGCACCCGCTGGCGACGACGCTGACGGGCAACAAGCTGCTGCGCAACTGGTTCGGGCTGGTGATCGCCGGGGCGCGCAACACCGTGGCGACGGGCAACACGATCACGGCGGAAGACATCCGCACCGCCGTGCTGCTGCAGGTGGGCAGCGTCGGTGCGGTGGTGACGACGCAGCCGTCGGGCACGCAGTTCCACCAGAACCAGATCATCTACAACGGCGCCTGCGCGGCCACGGCCGGCTGCGCCATCCGCCTGGACAACTATGTGACGGTGGACGTGGATGCCACCGGCAACAACTTCGGGCTGCCGCCCGCCACGGATGTGAACACCGTTCTCTGGCACAAGCCCAACGACCCCACGCTCGGCTATATCAAGGCCGACCAGACGGTCCCGTCGATCAGCTCCACGCCGGCGCCGGTGCTGTTCACGCCGTCGCCCTTCCCGGCGAACACGCCCGTGGTTAGCCCGAGCCCGAGCCAGAGCCCCACGCCGAGTCCGGCGAGCACGCCGCTGGTCGGGCCGGCCTGTGTCACAACGAACTACCCGCCGGGCTGCCTGATGACGCCAACGCCCACGCCGACACCGCGCACGGGGACAGAGCCGGACGGCGAGTAG
- a CDS encoding thioredoxin domain-containing protein, with product MSVSHRFTNRLAQETSPYLLQHAHNPVDWYPWGEEAFSRARDEGKPVLLSVGYSACHWCHVMERESFENEQTAALMNARFVSIKVDREERPDVDQIYMGAVQALTGRGGWPMTVFLTPDGEPFYGGTYYPPEDRQGMPGFPRVLQAVADAYQNRRNELAGQASRLLEYVRENAGVPAAAGEPSPALLDAAAQQLKQQYDAEFGGFGGAPKFPAAMSLEFLLRYWRRRGDAQALAMVEHTLRQMAGGGIYDQLGGGFHRYSVDRYWLVPHFEKMLYDNALLARIYLLAYQATGRPEYRRICEATLDWVLREMTDPRGGFYSTLDADSEGEEGKFYVWTPAEVRAALGAEAAHHFMSMYDVTPGGNFEGKSILHRSRDLAEAARGYGPSAAELAAELAESRAKLLAARAARVRPGMDDKVLAAWNGLLLRALAEAARVLERDDYRAAAERNAEFVLVEMRRGTRLLRSWKDGRARLGAYLEDYAAYADGLIALYQATFEPRWLSEARGLADQILDRFWDDEQGAFFDTATDHERLIVRPRDAFDNATPAGNSLAADALLRLALFTGEPRYAERARRAIAPLAEIASRHPNGFGRLLCALDFDLSLTKEVVIVGHAGDPAVRALLAATFGAYRPHIVVAGAAPNDPEAVAATPLLEGRGLLDGRAAAYVCEGFVCNAPTADVGELQAQLDVA from the coding sequence ATGTCCGTATCGCACCGTTTCACCAACCGCCTCGCGCAGGAAACCAGCCCGTATCTGCTGCAGCACGCGCACAACCCCGTCGACTGGTATCCCTGGGGCGAGGAGGCGTTTTCCCGCGCCCGCGACGAGGGGAAGCCGGTGCTGCTCAGCGTCGGCTATTCGGCCTGCCACTGGTGCCACGTGATGGAGCGGGAGTCGTTCGAGAACGAGCAGACCGCCGCGCTGATGAACGCGCGCTTCGTCAGTATCAAGGTGGACCGTGAGGAGCGGCCCGACGTTGACCAGATCTATATGGGCGCGGTGCAGGCGCTGACCGGGCGCGGCGGCTGGCCGATGACGGTGTTTCTCACGCCCGACGGCGAGCCGTTCTACGGCGGCACCTACTATCCGCCGGAAGACCGCCAGGGCATGCCCGGCTTCCCGCGCGTCTTGCAGGCCGTGGCCGACGCTTATCAGAACCGCCGCAACGAGCTGGCCGGCCAGGCGAGCCGCCTGCTCGAATACGTGCGCGAGAACGCCGGCGTGCCGGCCGCGGCGGGAGAGCCATCTCCCGCGCTGCTCGACGCGGCGGCGCAGCAGCTCAAGCAGCAGTACGATGCCGAGTTCGGCGGGTTCGGCGGGGCGCCGAAATTCCCGGCGGCGATGTCGCTCGAGTTCCTGCTGCGCTACTGGCGGCGGCGCGGCGACGCGCAGGCGCTGGCGATGGTGGAGCACACGCTGCGGCAGATGGCCGGCGGCGGCATCTACGATCAGCTCGGCGGCGGCTTCCACCGCTACTCGGTGGATCGCTACTGGCTCGTGCCGCATTTCGAGAAGATGCTCTACGACAACGCGCTGCTGGCCCGCATCTATCTGCTCGCCTACCAGGCCACGGGCAGGCCCGAGTACCGCCGCATCTGCGAAGCGACGCTCGACTGGGTGCTGCGCGAAATGACCGACCCGCGCGGCGGCTTCTATTCGACGCTGGACGCCGACAGCGAAGGCGAGGAAGGGAAGTTCTACGTCTGGACCCCGGCTGAGGTGCGCGCGGCGCTGGGCGCCGAGGCGGCGCATCACTTCATGTCCATGTATGATGTCACGCCCGGCGGCAACTTCGAAGGCAAAAGCATCCTGCACCGCTCGCGCGATCTGGCCGAGGCGGCGCGCGGCTACGGCCCTTCTGCAGCGGAGCTTGCCGCCGAGCTGGCGGAGAGCCGCGCGAAGCTGCTGGCGGCGCGGGCGGCGCGCGTGCGGCCGGGCATGGACGACAAAGTGCTGGCGGCCTGGAACGGCCTGTTGCTGCGGGCGCTGGCCGAGGCGGCGCGCGTGCTGGAACGCGACGACTACCGCGCCGCCGCCGAGCGCAACGCCGAGTTCGTGCTGGTGGAGATGCGCCGCGGCACGCGGCTGCTGCGTTCGTGGAAGGACGGACGCGCCCGGCTGGGCGCCTATCTGGAGGACTACGCCGCCTACGCGGACGGCCTGATCGCGCTCTACCAGGCGACCTTCGAGCCGCGCTGGCTGAGCGAGGCGCGCGGCCTGGCCGATCAGATCCTCGACCGCTTCTGGGACGACGAGCAAGGCGCCTTCTTCGACACGGCCACCGACCACGAACGGCTGATCGTGCGCCCGCGCGACGCCTTCGACAACGCCACCCCCGCCGGCAACTCGCTGGCGGCCGACGCGCTGCTGCGGCTGGCGCTGTTCACGGGCGAGCCGCGCTACGCCGAGCGGGCGCGGCGGGCGATCGCGCCGCTGGCGGAGATCGCCTCCCGCCATCCCAACGGCTTCGGCCGCCTGCTCTGTGCCCTCGACTTCGACCTTTCGCTTACGAAAGAGGTGGTGATCGTCGGCCACGCCGGCGATCCGGCCGTGCGCGCGTTGCTGGCGGCGACCTTCGGCGCCTACCGGCCGCACATCGTGGTCGCGGGCGCGGCGCCGAACGACCCGGAGGCCGTGGCCGCGACGCCGTTGCTGGAAGGGCGCGGGCTGTTGGACGGCCGCGCCGCGGCGTACGTCTGCGAGGGCTTTGTCTGCAATGCGCCCACCGCGGATGTGGGCGAGCTGCAGGCGCAACTCGACGTGGCATAA
- a CDS encoding LLM class flavin-dependent oxidoreductase: MGSGDSPPLEFLWYVPNTVESGHRGDDTAEGWGSLDFSAEIAQTAEAHGFDGALIGSGWGRTDTFTLATALAARTRRFRPLAAIRPGYWQPAQFACAAATLDQLSAGRLLVNIVTGKDAHRAYGDFDDDDASRYARTREFMQLVRRLWTEEDVTFSGRFYRVEHSTCLPRPYRRPHPPLYFGGASEAAEQVAAAEADVQLMWGEPLAMAAERIDRLRRLSASCDRRRPLAFGLRITVVVRETSDEAWQAAGAKLGGWEGRLDRRIEKNVTGAGSVGQRRLRELVGAGEVLDRCLWTAPARVGTGAASTWLVGSAEEVAASLRDYIALGITHFILSDTPYLAEAERVGELVVRRLLAAESGAEPAAQAAESARGA; the protein is encoded by the coding sequence ATGGGCTCGGGAGATTCGCCGCCCCTGGAGTTCCTCTGGTACGTGCCAAACACGGTGGAGAGCGGTCACCGCGGTGATGACACTGCCGAAGGCTGGGGCTCGCTCGACTTCAGCGCCGAGATCGCGCAGACGGCGGAAGCGCACGGCTTCGACGGAGCGCTGATCGGCTCCGGCTGGGGCCGCACCGACACCTTCACGCTCGCCACGGCGCTCGCGGCCCGCACCCGGCGCTTCCGGCCGCTCGCCGCCATCCGCCCCGGCTACTGGCAGCCGGCGCAGTTCGCCTGCGCCGCGGCCACGCTGGACCAGCTCAGCGCCGGCCGGCTGCTGGTGAACATCGTCACGGGCAAGGACGCGCACCGCGCCTACGGCGACTTCGACGACGACGATGCCAGCCGCTACGCGCGCACGCGCGAGTTCATGCAGCTCGTGCGGCGGCTCTGGACCGAAGAAGACGTGACCTTCAGCGGGCGCTTCTACCGCGTGGAGCATTCGACCTGCCTGCCGCGGCCATACCGCCGGCCGCACCCGCCGCTCTACTTCGGCGGCGCCTCAGAAGCGGCCGAGCAGGTGGCCGCGGCCGAGGCCGACGTGCAACTAATGTGGGGCGAGCCGCTGGCGATGGCGGCCGAGCGCATCGATCGGCTGCGCCGGCTCAGCGCCTCCTGCGATCGCCGCCGGCCGCTCGCCTTCGGCCTGCGCATCACCGTCGTCGTGCGTGAGACCAGCGATGAGGCCTGGCAGGCGGCCGGAGCAAAGCTGGGCGGCTGGGAGGGCCGGCTTGACCGGCGCATCGAGAAGAACGTGACCGGCGCCGGCTCCGTCGGTCAGCGACGGCTGCGCGAGCTGGTGGGCGCGGGCGAGGTGCTGGACCGCTGCCTCTGGACGGCGCCGGCGCGCGTGGGCACGGGCGCGGCCTCGACCTGGCTGGTCGGTTCGGCGGAGGAGGTCGCGGCCTCGTTGCGGGACTATATCGCGCTCGGCATCACGCATTTCATCCTCTCGGACACGCCGTACCTGGCCGAGGCCGAGCGCGTGGGCGAGCTGGTCGTGCGCCGGCTGCTGGCCGCCGAGTCCGGCGCCGAGCCGGCGGCGCAGGCGGCCGAGTCGGCGCGCGGTGCCTGA
- a CDS encoding alpha/beta hydrolase — protein MDAADAALKRPPARAATHPRRRLALAIAVAGAFVVLVCYAGLGVYGDTQIVHQPRTPVRLDPRTIAPQFEDVSFASRGDRLTLRGWWFPGTPGGRAIVLVHGRGQNRADTDYGLTDIARAMHDRGYAVLTFDLRAHGASAGGVQSYGLHENDDVLGARDLVLGKGYAPDQIAIIGVSYGAAAMLLAAPQLQGIGALVADSTYAAAWPVITRQIRQQRPELAWLHPDFAVRLAIRLMDGVDLASVKPIDAVRKAPNTPILFIHGTADDYVLPKNSEGLRAASANPASELWLIPGATHGQTFKHDPAAWLARVTAYLDAHLH, from the coding sequence ATGGACGCTGCCGACGCGGCGCTGAAGCGGCCGCCCGCCCGCGCGGCAACACACCCTCGCCGGCGGCTGGCGCTGGCGATCGCCGTCGCCGGCGCTTTCGTGGTGCTGGTCTGCTACGCCGGACTCGGCGTCTACGGCGACACGCAGATCGTGCATCAGCCGCGCACGCCGGTCAGGCTTGATCCGCGCACGATCGCGCCGCAGTTTGAAGACGTTTCCTTCGCCAGCCGCGGCGACCGTCTCACCCTTCGCGGCTGGTGGTTTCCCGGCACGCCGGGTGGGCGCGCGATCGTCCTCGTGCACGGCCGCGGCCAGAATCGAGCCGACACCGACTACGGCCTCACCGATATCGCCCGCGCCATGCACGACCGCGGCTACGCGGTCCTGACGTTCGACCTGCGCGCCCACGGCGCGTCCGCCGGCGGCGTGCAGAGCTACGGGCTTCACGAAAACGACGACGTGCTCGGCGCCCGTGATCTGGTGCTTGGCAAAGGCTACGCGCCGGACCAGATCGCGATCATCGGCGTCTCCTACGGCGCGGCGGCGATGCTGCTGGCGGCGCCGCAGCTTCAGGGGATCGGCGCGTTGGTTGCGGACAGCACCTATGCCGCGGCGTGGCCGGTGATCACGCGCCAGATCCGGCAGCAGCGGCCGGAGCTGGCCTGGCTGCACCCCGATTTCGCCGTGCGCCTGGCGATCCGGCTGATGGACGGCGTCGATCTTGCGTCGGTGAAGCCGATCGACGCCGTGCGCAAAGCGCCGAACACACCGATCCTCTTCATCCACGGCACGGCCGACGACTACGTGCTGCCGAAAAACAGCGAAGGGCTACGCGCGGCCTCCGCCAATCCCGCGAGCGAGCTGTGGCTGATACCCGGCGCGACGCACGGCCAGACGTTCAAGCACGACCCTGCAGCATGGCTCGCCCGCGTCACTGCCTACCTCGACGCGCACCTGCACTGA
- the glp gene encoding gephyrin-like molybdotransferase Glp, with product MISVEEALERILSFVHELEPEDQPLLAALGQVLAEDAVAPFSIPPLDNTAMDGYAVIAASTEGASEARPVSLRVVGELAAGYVYDGEVVPGTAVRIMTGAPMPRGADSIVPFEETDETGFVPPSKTGALDTTVRVFKGARPGNNVRYSGEDVREGEVVLPRGTYLRPADIGVLASLGRTGVRVIRRPVVAILSTGDEILEPGQPRRPGTIYDSNAYSLASLVTRAGGVPLRLGIARDTIEDLTAKVHEGLRADLLITSAGVSRGDFDVVKDVLQREGSIDFHLVNMRPGKPLAFGTFRQGERVVPHIGLPGNPVSSMLVFELFGRPALYKMLGRVQTQRLTVQAVSKDRLRMTDGRRFYARCIVSRENGGWIARLAGSQSSGVLTSLARANGLAIVPEGSPDVQPGETVTVMLLDGELG from the coding sequence ATGATCAGCGTCGAAGAAGCGCTCGAGCGCATCCTCTCCTTCGTCCACGAGCTGGAACCCGAAGATCAGCCGCTCTTAGCTGCGCTGGGCCAGGTGCTGGCTGAAGACGCCGTCGCGCCGTTTTCCATTCCGCCGCTCGACAACACGGCGATGGACGGCTACGCCGTGATCGCCGCCAGCACCGAAGGCGCCAGCGAGGCGCGGCCGGTGTCGCTGCGCGTGGTCGGCGAGCTGGCCGCGGGCTACGTCTACGACGGCGAAGTCGTACCGGGCACGGCCGTGCGCATCATGACCGGCGCGCCCATGCCGCGCGGCGCCGACTCGATCGTGCCGTTTGAAGAGACGGACGAGACCGGCTTCGTGCCGCCGAGCAAGACGGGCGCCCTGGACACGACCGTGCGCGTCTTCAAGGGGGCGAGGCCGGGCAACAACGTCCGCTACAGCGGCGAGGATGTGCGCGAAGGCGAAGTCGTGCTGCCACGCGGCACCTATTTGCGGCCGGCGGACATCGGCGTGCTGGCCTCGCTCGGCCGCACCGGCGTGCGCGTCATTCGCCGGCCGGTGGTCGCCATTCTCTCCACCGGCGACGAGATCCTGGAGCCGGGGCAGCCGCGCCGCCCCGGCACGATCTACGACAGCAACGCCTACAGCCTCGCCTCGCTGGTGACGCGCGCCGGCGGCGTGCCGCTGCGCCTGGGCATCGCCCGCGACACGATCGAAGACCTGACCGCCAAGGTGCACGAAGGCTTGCGGGCCGATCTACTGATCACGTCGGCGGGCGTGTCGCGCGGCGATTTCGACGTGGTCAAAGACGTGCTGCAGCGCGAGGGCAGCATCGACTTTCACCTGGTCAATATGCGCCCGGGCAAACCGCTCGCCTTCGGCACGTTCAGGCAGGGCGAGCGCGTGGTGCCGCACATCGGCCTGCCGGGGAATCCGGTCAGCTCGATGTTGGTCTTCGAGCTGTTCGGCCGCCCGGCGCTGTACAAGATGCTCGGCCGGGTGCAGACGCAGCGGTTGACCGTGCAGGCGGTGAGCAAGGACCGCCTGCGCATGACCGACGGGCGCCGCTTCTACGCCCGCTGCATCGTCTCGCGCGAGAACGGCGGTTGGATCGCGCGTCTCGCCGGCTCGCAAAGCTCGGGCGTGCTCACGTCGCTTGCCCGCGCCAACGGCCTCGCGATCGTGCCGGAGGGCAGCCCCGACGTGCAGCCCGGCGAGACCGTGACGGTGATGCTGCTCGACGGTGAGCTCGGGTAG
- a CDS encoding Lrp/AsnC ligand binding domain-containing protein, giving the protein MAIRGYVLIETEVGSARSVGEHMQRMTHQDARVVSVDTVTGPYDVIVQLEAEDLDKLGNCITDGIQAVGGVKRTTTCLAVRLGG; this is encoded by the coding sequence ATGGCGATCCGCGGCTACGTGTTGATCGAAACCGAAGTCGGCAGCGCCCGCAGCGTGGGCGAGCACATGCAGCGCATGACGCATCAGGATGCGCGCGTCGTCTCCGTCGATACGGTTACGGGGCCGTACGATGTGATCGTGCAACTCGAAGCCGAAGATCTGGACAAGCTGGGCAACTGCATCACCGACGGCATCCAGGCCGTGGGCGGCGTCAAGCGCACCACCACCTGCCTCGCCGTGCGCCTCGGCGGCTAG